In one window of Candidatus Abawacabacteria bacterium DNA:
- a CDS encoding succinylglutamate desuccinylase/aspartoacylase family protein, whose amino-acid sequence MNEPIIIQSSQIGPKVVILGGVHGNETCGVKVLDQLQNLTINKGQLTLMYGNPMAIKQNVRFVEQNLNRMFVPDQDLSITMRQSYEYQRSREILPYLQAADYLLDIHASFTPGSLPFIICESNGALIAQHFPHLMRCYGFAVIEPGGTDGFMNNNGKVGLCVECGYLADVATNEIGYETARSFLAALGLIDRKLTVNSLQQVWDAYYLYHTKTNSFRLTKEFTDFEDVKPGQTIGYDGNEAVNAFQNEKVLFARNRDKIGDEAFILVKKAV is encoded by the coding sequence ATGAATGAACCAATTATTATTCAATCTTCTCAAATAGGACCAAAGGTAGTGATCCTGGGTGGCGTCCATGGGAATGAAACTTGTGGGGTAAAGGTTTTGGACCAGTTGCAAAATCTTACTATTAATAAAGGCCAGTTGACGCTCATGTATGGTAATCCTATGGCTATTAAACAGAATGTTAGGTTTGTAGAACAAAATCTCAATAGAATGTTTGTTCCTGATCAAGACTTATCTATAACTATGCGGCAATCATATGAGTATCAAAGGTCACGAGAGATTCTTCCCTATTTGCAAGCCGCCGATTATCTATTAGATATTCATGCCAGCTTTACTCCAGGGAGCCTTCCTTTCATTATTTGTGAAAGTAATGGGGCGCTAATTGCTCAGCACTTTCCACACTTGATGCGATGCTATGGTTTTGCTGTGATTGAACCTGGTGGGACGGATGGATTTATGAATAACAATGGTAAAGTGGGGCTATGTGTCGAGTGTGGTTATTTGGCTGATGTTGCTACCAATGAGATTGGTTATGAAACTGCACGTAGTTTTTTAGCTGCTTTAGGGCTAATTGATAGAAAACTCACTGTTAATTCATTACAGCAGGTTTGGGATGCCTATTATCTTTATCACACAAAGACGAATAGTTTTCGTTTAACCAAGGAATTTACTGATTTCGAGGATGTTAAGCCTGGGCAAACTATTGGCTATGATGGCAATGAAGCAGTAAATGCCTTTCAAAATGAAAAAGTTCTCTTCGCTCGTAACCGAGATAAGATTGGTGATGAAGCTTTCATCTTGGTAAAAAAAGCTGTTTAA
- a CDS encoding insulinase family protein gives MYQCTNLPNGLRIISGHLPQTEVATVLVLVGTGSRFETRDINGVSHFLEHLFFKGAKKYPDTRAVSEAVDGVGGEFNAFTGKDYTGYYVRAAKEHVGLACDVISDMLLHATFKEEEIERERGVILEEINMYEDDPRSKVAESFEEQLFGDQPLGWNIAGPKDVIKRVSREEIMNYRSRTYVPQNIVVVVTGSIEHAQVVTLVQRYFSFTNDGPVPQPEAFKSHKANRKLIIHRKTEQAHFWLGTQAYDRYHKDRFALRVLRTILGGGMSSRLFLSVRERQGLCYYIAASSDDYADTGNFAAFAGVDLLRVNQALRAVEKEFALISEEKVNEAELHKAKSYIKGKMVMGLEDSENVANMLAHQQLFYNRFFTLDEQKTLIDSVTAEDIQRVSQDLLKPENLSLALIGPFEDKDIEF, from the coding sequence ATGTATCAATGTACAAATTTGCCTAATGGTTTGCGTATCATTAGTGGGCATCTGCCCCAAACTGAAGTAGCTACTGTGTTAGTTTTGGTAGGAACTGGCTCTCGTTTTGAGACTAGAGATATCAATGGCGTGTCACATTTTTTGGAACATCTTTTCTTTAAGGGAGCAAAAAAGTATCCGGATACTCGAGCTGTCTCAGAAGCAGTAGATGGGGTGGGGGGGGAATTCAATGCTTTTACGGGCAAAGATTATACTGGCTATTATGTTCGTGCTGCTAAAGAACATGTTGGCTTAGCTTGTGATGTTATTTCCGACATGTTGCTTCACGCTACTTTCAAGGAAGAAGAAATTGAGCGGGAGCGTGGGGTAATTTTGGAAGAGATTAATATGTATGAAGATGATCCTCGATCCAAAGTGGCCGAAAGTTTTGAAGAACAATTGTTTGGCGATCAACCTCTGGGCTGGAATATTGCTGGTCCTAAGGATGTGATCAAACGGGTGAGTCGTGAGGAGATTATGAATTATCGCTCTAGAACATATGTACCTCAAAATATTGTTGTGGTTGTTACTGGCTCAATTGAGCATGCTCAAGTCGTAACATTGGTACAGAGATATTTTAGCTTTACCAATGATGGTCCAGTACCACAGCCCGAAGCATTTAAATCTCACAAAGCCAATCGAAAGTTAATTATTCATCGGAAAACTGAACAAGCGCACTTTTGGTTGGGGACACAAGCATATGATCGTTATCATAAAGATCGGTTTGCCTTGCGTGTGCTGCGTACCATTTTGGGTGGCGGCATGAGCTCAAGATTGTTTCTCTCCGTGAGAGAAAGACAAGGATTATGTTATTACATAGCTGCCAGCAGCGATGATTATGCGGACACTGGAAACTTTGCTGCTTTTGCTGGAGTTGATTTACTTCGGGTAAACCAAGCATTAAGAGCTGTAGAGAAAGAATTTGCCTTGATAAGTGAAGAAAAAGTAAATGAGGCAGAACTTCATAAAGCAAAATCCTATATTAAAGGGAAAATGGTTATGGGCTTGGAAGATTCTGAGAATGTTGCCAATATGCTCGCTCATCAACAGCTGTTTTATAATCGCTTCTTCACTCTTGATGAACAAAAAACATTGATTGACAGTGTGACTGCCGAAGATATTCAAAGAGTTTCCCAAGATTTGCTGAAACCAGAAAATCTTTCTTTAGCTCTCATTGGTCCTTTTGAAGATAAGGATATAGAGTTTTAA